The following coding sequences lie in one Cloeon dipterum chromosome 1, ieCloDipt1.1, whole genome shotgun sequence genomic window:
- the LOC135948156 gene encoding sal-like protein 1 isoform X4, translating to MSRRKQARPIRVLEPEDALQSALTEPAEPGTSILGAINENSCSVSEDDGAESEDLQDADPNSERQCRRCKADFVNLAAYVAHKPTCAKPVDEEELAGSSGEDADDEKRDGGEVLKRRRLQDAENNNGAVTTPNKEEMEDFSEPNKVANMMNLAPLLNLSSGGGSPNAAAALATLSTLPGAAGLFSSSVTLETMQNTKVAVAQFAATALANCANNPAAMQELAVLQSTLFALQQQQVMQMNIIQQLQQQLTLNRDSKEGSPVSPASIPRSQQDDILTPPSPPISIPSSLPLSSANVPLQPSGYHHERERERVMEKERFMQPSPSSQGTALPATMMSKPLSAGPRISMAEISHTIKPPVKDSPRVPTPPTTSSAPTSIANSIIPPHPLHHQTGGVTGCSISATLADTIITNTEPFPSLDEPNSLEMLQRRAQEVLDSASQGLLAGNLADELAFRGSGGSKGGKNGDGKRGSEPFFKHRCRYCGKVFGSDSALQIHIRSHTGERPFKCNVCGSRFTTKGNLKVHFQRHTSKFPHIKMNPNPVPEHLDKYHPPLLAQLQQNNPSSSSPPLIPHPVIGSSLPPFPPSQVSTHPPSIPIPSSHHFRANSHPLLNTSTLVAPTGLQIPPPAVAAVPPSQQQQQQHQQHHHLSLPLHHHHHHHLKREQYQPPQDVPENLSKPAPRPSSNTSSASPPLHARVKAEAVYSDDDDADKRSNSNHHEDLMHPLTSPSSHHTPHNDLHHRPPSSSNPYLDEELSGGGRSSSRAGDFSEEEAALGGGDRDAGSPPPPSFVDAAADETSQRSLLSQQAASRHDQPENLNESSPLPSPALARSCGSPSESNSLGALDLTPKIASPPATVVSSSSSTGGGGGGSSSVTPSALFASPPAMNLPPHLVNGNFLSSASAAAILARMPPMHGSPVGRIVAARGNTTCNICFKTFACNSALEIHYRSHTKERPFKCTICDRGFSTKGNMKQHMLTHKIRDMPQHLFDTSKKPSSRDRDLVHSSQMLSHGHHPSSLLPQQHHQPPMHLSLQSLQNCSNSNSEDGLEERAPSTPTSDSHISTRSPELGLKRPSPEEDMPMAKRPSGLHKHLCHVCNKNFSSSSALQIHMRTHTGDKPFKCTVCQKAFTTKGNLKHCLQVHMGTHMWNNGASRRGRRMSLDLPPIPMTPKDSEFLQRRPDLFYPYLTTPFINGMQQKLNEISVIQSSTPPGGLPSPPSKFGPGLPMGFHGLGQPFDKPLGLTTADASRSPSPEDKSSPLSLVRHASSPPAASAWDMHYRRLSPADRNGSPPSTQQGIMSLSPSPPAGAQNAEAPQHRGESLVA from the exons ACGAAAATTCGTGCTCAGTGTCGGAAGACGACGGTGCAGAAAGCGAGGATTTGCAGGACGCAGACCCCAACAGCGAGCGCCAGTGCCGACGTTGCAAGGCCGACTTCGTGAATTTGGCCGCCTACGTGGCTCACAAGCCGACCTGCGCCAAGCCGGTGGACGAGGAAGAGCTCGCTGGCTCCTCAGGTGAGGACGCCGACGACGAAAAGCGCGACGGCGGCGAGGTGCTAAAGCGCCGTCGCCTCCAGGACGCTGAGAACAACAACGGAGCCGTCACAACCCCCAACAAAGAGGAGATGGAGGACTTTAGCGAGCCAAACAAAGTAGCGAATATGATGAACCTGGCACCACTGCTGAACCTGTCGTCGGGCGGCGGATCCCCGAACGCGGCAGCCGCCCTGGCGACGCTTTCCACGCTGCCCGGCGCAGCAGGTCTGTTCTCCAGCTCTGTCACCCTGGAAACAATGCAGAACACTAAGGTGGCCGTGGCGCAGTTCGCTGCGACCGCCCTGGCCAACTGCGCCAACAACCCTGCCGCGATGCAGGAGTTGGCCGTGCTGCAGTCGACGCTGTTcgcgctgcagcagcagcaggtgatGCAGATGAACATCATCCAGCAGCTACAGCAGCAGCTCACCCTGAACAGAGACAGCAAAGAGGGCAGCCCGGTGTCCCCCGCGTCCATTCCCAGGAGCCAGCAGGATGACATTCTCACTCCCCCCTCTCCTCCCATATCAATCCCTTCCAGCCTTCCCCTCTCGTCGGCGAACGTGCCCCTCCAGCCGAGCGGTTACCACCACGAGAGGGAGCGCGAGCGAGTCATGGAGAAGGAGCGGTTCATGCAGCCTTCGCCCTCGTCGCAGGGCACGGCGCTGCCGGCCACGATGATGAGCAAGCCGCTGTCCGCGGGCCCACGCATCTCGATGGCCGAGATCTCGCACACGATCAAGCCACCGGTGAAGGATTCGCCGAGGGTGCCGACCCCGCCCACTACCTCATCCGCCCCGACAAGCATCGCCAACTCGATCATCCCGCCGCACCCGCTGCACCACCAGACGGGAGGTGTGACCGGCTGCTCCATCTCGGCGACCCTGGCGGACACCATCATCACCAACACGGAACCGTTCCCGTCGCTGGACGAGCCGAACTCGCTCGAGATGCTTCAGCGGCGCGCGCAAGAGGTGCTGGACAGCGCCAGTCAGGGCCTGCTCGCCGGTAACCTGGCCGACGAGCTGGCGTTCCGCGGCAGCGGTGGCTCCAAGGGCGGCAAGAACGGCGACGGCAAACGCGGCAGCGAGCCCTTCTTCAAGCACCGCTGTCGCTACTGCGGCAAAGTGTTCGGATCGGATTCGGCGCTGCAGATCCATATCCGCTCGCACACAGGTGAGCGACCGTTTAAATGCAATGTTTGTGGTAGTCGTTTCACCACGAAGGGCAATCTGAAAGTTCATTTCCAAAGACACACGTCCAAGTTTCCgcatattaaaatgaatccAAACCCCGTACCCGAACACTTAGACAAATACCACCCGCCACTGTTGGCGCAGTTACAGCAAAACAATCCTTCTTCGTCGTCGCCTCCCCTGATCCCCCACCCCGTCATCGGGTCGAGCCTGCCGCCCTTCCCGCCGTCGCAGGTGTCCACGCACCCGCCCTCCATTCCCATTCCCTCTTCGCACCACTTTCGGGCCAACTCGCACCCTCTGTTGAACACTTCCACCCTGGTCGCACCTACCGGTTTGCAAATTCCTCCGCCCGCCGTCGCTGCAGTTCCGccgtcgcagcagcagcagcagcaacaccaACAACACCACCACCTGTCGCTGCCGctgcaccaccaccaccaccaccacctgAAACGCGAGCAGTACCAACCCCCGCAGGACGTACCTGAAAACCTGAGCAAACCGGCGCCGCGCCCCTCGAGTAACACGAGCTCCGCGTCGCCTCCGCTGCACGCGCGCGTCAAAGCGGAGGCGGTCTACTCGGACGACGATGATGCCGACAAGCGCAGCAACAGCAACCACCACGAGGACCTGATGCACCCACTAACGTCACCCTCGTCCCACCACACCCCGCACAATGACCTGCACCACCGACCACCCTCGTCTTCTAACCCCTACCTCGACGAAGAGCTGAGCGGAGgcggccgcagcagcagccgcgccgGCGACTTTAGCGAGGAGGAGGCGGCGCTCGGGGGTGGCGACCGCGACGCCGgctcgccgcccccgccgtcGTTTGTCGACGCTGCCGCCGACGAGACTTCGCAGAGATCGCTGCTCTCCCAGCAGGCCGCGTCGCGACACGACCAGCCCGAGAACCTCA ATGAGTCGTCTCCGTTGCCGTCACCCGCGTTGGCGCGATCCTGCGGCAGCCCCTCTGAGAGCAACTCGCTGGGCGCGCTGGACCTCACGCCCAAGATCGCCTCGCCGCCGGCCACCgtcgtcagcagcagcagcagcaccggcggcggcggcggcggcagcagcagcgttaCTCCCTCGGCCCTGTTCGCCTCCCCGCCGGCGATGAACCTGCCCCCGCACCTTGTCAACGGCAATTTCCTGTCGAGCGCGTCGGCGGCTGCCATTCTGGCGCGAATGCCGCCCATGCACGGGTCACCAG tCGGTCGAATTGTTGCAGCACGAGGCAACACGACGTGCAACATTTGCTTCAAGACGTTCGCCTGCAACTCGGCCCTAGAGATCCACTACAGGAGCCACACCAAAGAGCGGCCCTTCAAGTGCACCATCTGCGACCGCGGATTCTCGACCAAG GGCAACATGAAGCAGCACATGCTTACCCACAAGATCCGCGACATGCCGCAGCACCTGTTCGACACGAGTAAGAAGCCGTCGTCCCGCGACCGCGACCTGGTGCACTCGAGCCAGATGCTATCGCACGGCCATCACCCCTCGTCGCTGTTGCCGCAGCAGCACCACCAGCCACCGATGCACCTGTCGCTGCAGTCCTTACAGAACTGCAGCAACAGCAACTCGGAGGACGGGTTGGAGGAGCGGGCGCCGTCGACGCCCACCTCAGACTCTCACATCAGCACCCGATCGCCCGAACTGGGCCTCAAGAGACCGTCGCCTGAGGAAGACATGCCCATGGCCAAGCGACCTTCTG GCTTGCACAAGCACTTGTGCCACGTTTGCAATAAGAACTTCTCCTCTTCGTCCGCCCTGCAGATCCATATGCGCACCCACACAGGAGACAAGCCCTTCAAATGCACCGTCTGCCAAAAGGCCTTCACTACCAAGGGAAATCTTAAG CATTGCTTACAGGTGCACATGGGCACTCACATGTGGAACAACGGCGCCTctcgccgcggccgccgcatGTCGCTCGACCTGCCGCCCATCCCGATGACCCCCAAGGACTCGGAATTCTTGCAGCGACGACCAGACCTATTTTACCCCTACTTGACAACACCCTTCATCAATGGAATGCAGCAAAAG CTGAACGAAATCTCCGTGATCCAGTCGTCGACGCCGCCGGGCGGTCTGCCGTCGCCGCCAAGCAAGTTTGGTCCGGGTCTGCCAATGGGTTTCCACGGGCTGGGCCAGCCGTTCGACAAGCCGCTGGGCCTGACGACCGCCGATGCGTCGCGGTCGCCGTCGCCTGAGGACAAGTCGTCGCCACTGTCGCTAGTGCGGCACGCGTCGTCGCCGCCGGCCGCCTCCGCCTGGGACATGCACTACCGCCGCCTCTCGCCCGCCGACCGCAACGGATCGCCGCCGTCCACCCAGCAGGGCATCATGTCATTGTCGCCATCGCCGCCGGCCGGGGCACAGAACGCCGAGGCACCGCAGCATCGCGGCGAGTCCTTGGTCGCCTGA